A genomic stretch from Candidatus Acidiferrales bacterium includes:
- a CDS encoding ABC transporter permease, which produces MKRVFHVVRKEFLQMKRDRRMVGMLFAAPILQLVLLGYAASLDIKNIPMVVCDLDNSKQSRELIEHYSGSGYFNLVGNTQDINDIDSYFQSGRAGIALIVPVNFGRDLLAGRNPQLAVAADGSDSNTGGIGLSYASNIALSYARSILVQRAEKLNVIKNPDDLPQVSAQTRSWYNQDLKSVYFMVPGVLVMVLMLVMTVISAMAIVKEKEAGTIEQIVVTPLSDLEFILGKMIPFTATGFIQVSLVLIVAVFFFKIPLTGSLPALLSLSILFVIVGLGLGIFVSSISKTQQQATMTAQFLLLFPMLILSGFIFPIENMPKFFQYLTYLIPMRYALEIVRGIFLKGDSFGDLIPQTIALLIIGSVVLSLSVNRFRRSLR; this is translated from the coding sequence ATGAAAAGAGTGTTTCACGTTGTAAGAAAAGAATTTCTTCAAATGAAAAGAGACCGCAGAATGGTCGGAATGCTTTTCGCGGCCCCGATCCTTCAGCTGGTTCTTCTCGGATATGCTGCTTCGCTGGATATAAAGAATATACCTATGGTCGTCTGCGACCTGGATAACAGTAAACAAAGCAGAGAGTTAATCGAGCATTATTCCGGTTCCGGATATTTCAACCTGGTCGGCAATACACAGGATATTAACGACATAGACAGCTACTTCCAGAGCGGCAGGGCGGGAATCGCTCTTATAGTCCCTGTTAACTTTGGCCGCGACTTATTAGCTGGAAGGAATCCGCAGCTTGCAGTGGCTGCCGATGGATCGGATTCGAACACCGGTGGAATAGGTTTGAGCTACGCAAGCAACATTGCCTTGAGCTATGCGCGGAGCATACTGGTACAACGTGCAGAAAAGCTCAATGTTATAAAAAATCCCGACGATCTGCCGCAGGTGAGTGCACAGACAAGATCCTGGTATAATCAAGATTTGAAGAGCGTGTATTTCATGGTGCCGGGTGTCCTTGTAATGGTATTGATGCTGGTTATGACTGTTATCAGCGCCATGGCGATAGTAAAGGAAAAAGAAGCCGGCACGATCGAGCAGATAGTTGTTACGCCGCTGAGCGATCTGGAATTTATTCTCGGGAAGATGATCCCGTTCACGGCGACAGGGTTTATCCAGGTATCTCTGGTTCTCATCGTTGCTGTTTTCTTTTTCAAGATACCGTTGACAGGAAGCCTCCCTGCCCTGCTTTCGTTGAGTATTCTGTTTGTTATCGTAGGTCTTGGTCTTGGAATATTTGTCTCCTCAATCTCAAAAACTCAGCAGCAAGCAACGATGACGGCTCAATTCTTATTATTGTTTCCGATGCTGATACTCTCCGGATTCATATTTCCCATAGAGAATATGCCGAAGTTTTTTCAGTACCTGACTTATTTAATCCCGATGAGATACGCGCTTGAAATTGTGCGCGGAATATTTTTGAAGGGAGATAGCTTCGGTGACCTTATCCCGCAAACCATTGCACTACTCATCATCGGCAGCGTCGTTCTTTCGTTGAGTGTGAACAGGTTCAGAAGGTCACTGAGATGA
- a CDS encoding CBS domain-containing protein: MTEELNDELQEMYEDPRRRAKVLSNEVLRLPIKALKLQEAIAVPPSTPVQKVVEEMQRHKIGCVLLAESNKLTGIFTERDLLYKVAGKLNDLKSIAVSDFSTEDPESLQMDDSIGHALNLMHIDGYRHIPIVNERSEPIGVISIKDAVAFLSEYFPEDVLNIPTRRLRTTTEREGA, from the coding sequence ATGACAGAAGAATTGAACGATGAGCTTCAAGAGATGTACGAAGACCCACGGCGGCGTGCGAAGGTGCTATCAAATGAGGTTCTCAGATTGCCGATAAAAGCATTGAAGCTTCAGGAAGCAATAGCTGTTCCCCCTTCGACTCCAGTTCAAAAAGTCGTTGAGGAGATGCAGAGACACAAGATAGGCTGCGTGCTTTTGGCAGAATCAAACAAACTCACGGGTATTTTTACCGAGAGGGATTTATTATATAAAGTGGCCGGCAAATTGAATGACCTCAAAAGCATCGCGGTCTCCGACTTTTCGACGGAGGATCCGGAAAGTCTGCAGATGGATGATTCGATCGGGCATGCGTTGAATCTGATGCACATCGACGGATACAGGCACATTCCTATTGTAAATGAGAGAAGTGAACCGATTGGAGTCATTTCAATTAAGGATGCAGTCGCATTCCTCTCTGAATATTTTCCGGAAGATGTCCTTAATATACCGACAAGACGTCTGCGAACCACGACCGAGCGCGAGGGCGCGTAA
- a CDS encoding acyl-CoA dehydrogenase family protein, with product MFGGVDYFKTEDLLSTEEKLIRDAVRDFVSQEITPIIEMHYREGTFPVHLVKKMGELGFLGSTLPTKYGCAELNNISYGLIMQELEHCDSSIRSFVSVQSSLVMYPIFAFGSDAQKEYWLPRLAKGEAVGCFGLSEPDHGSDPGAMITHAEKKGDGYILNGAKMWITNGTISDVAVVWAKLDGKIRGFLVEKGTAGFSAPEMRGKHSLRASITSELVFQDCEIPGKNLLPESDGLKSPLMCLDQARYGIAWGATGAAAACYETALNYAKSRIQFGKPISAFQMTQEKLVFMLTEITKAQLLNYQLGRLKDQGKAKPSQISMAKRNNVHFALEIARVARTILGANGILDEYPIMRHMANLESVYTYEGTHDIHTLIIGNDITGNQAFT from the coding sequence ATGTTCGGCGGCGTCGACTATTTCAAAACCGAAGATCTTCTATCCACGGAAGAGAAGCTGATCAGAGACGCCGTGCGAGACTTCGTGTCTCAGGAAATAACTCCGATTATCGAAATGCATTATCGAGAAGGAACATTTCCGGTTCATCTCGTCAAGAAGATGGGCGAACTCGGATTCCTCGGCTCAACTCTTCCCACGAAGTACGGCTGCGCAGAACTCAACAATATCTCATATGGACTAATCATGCAGGAACTCGAACACTGCGATTCGAGCATCCGGAGTTTTGTGTCCGTGCAAAGCAGCCTTGTCATGTACCCGATTTTTGCGTTCGGCTCCGATGCGCAAAAGGAATATTGGCTGCCGCGGCTGGCAAAAGGGGAGGCGGTCGGCTGCTTTGGTTTGTCGGAACCCGATCACGGCTCGGATCCGGGGGCTATGATTACTCATGCAGAGAAAAAGGGTGACGGATATATCTTAAACGGGGCAAAGATGTGGATTACGAACGGGACAATTTCCGACGTTGCCGTCGTGTGGGCGAAACTCGACGGCAAGATTAGAGGTTTTCTGGTCGAGAAAGGCACGGCGGGATTCTCTGCGCCTGAAATGAGAGGTAAGCATTCTCTCCGGGCGTCGATCACAAGTGAACTCGTTTTTCAAGATTGCGAAATACCCGGCAAAAATCTTCTGCCGGAATCGGACGGATTGAAATCCCCGTTGATGTGCCTCGATCAGGCTCGCTACGGAATCGCTTGGGGAGCAACCGGTGCAGCAGCGGCGTGTTACGAGACGGCTTTGAACTATGCGAAATCGAGAATTCAATTTGGCAAACCTATCTCTGCATTTCAGATGACTCAAGAGAAGCTGGTATTCATGCTGACGGAAATAACCAAAGCTCAGCTTTTAAATTATCAGCTCGGAAGGTTAAAAGACCAGGGGAAAGCAAAGCCTTCACAGATTTCCATGGCCAAGCGGAACAATGTCCATTTTGCGCTGGAGATCGCTCGTGTTGCAAGAACCATTCTCGGTGCAAACGGGATCCTGGATGAATATCCGATCATGCGCCACATGGCAAACCTTGAGAGCGTCTATACTTACGAAGGTACCCACGATATTCATACATTAATTATCGGAAATGATATTACAGGAAATCAAGCCTTCACTTGA
- the guaB gene encoding IMP dehydrogenase, whose product MKIGRKITGDALTFDDVLLIPNYSTVLPRETDVRTRLTKKVWLNIPLVSAAMDTVTEGELAIALAREGGIGIIHKNFSIEQQAKEVSLVKRSESGMIDDPIKLEPDRPIREAVALMNQYHISGIPIVNGERLVGILTNRDLRFVDDHDRKISEYMTKDHLVTARVGTTLEDAEKILQKHKVEKLPVVDSSGRLRGMITYKDIQKKKSFPNACKDGRGRLRVGAAVGVKSETVERVEALAKAGADVVIVDTAHGHSRGVINMVRELKKKFPQLQLVAGNVGTRDGTVELIKAGVDAVKVGIGPGSICTTRVVAGIGIPQITGVMECAAAAAKYDVPIIADGGIKQTGDIAKAIAAGADSVMIGNLFAGVEESPGEKVLYEGRAYKTYRGMGSLQAMKAGSSDRYFQDVEDDIKKLVPEGIEGRVPYRGPLSDTVYQMVGGLRAAMGYVGCKNIQELKKNGRFVRITSAGLTESHPHDVDIVQEAPNYRV is encoded by the coding sequence ATGAAAATTGGAAGAAAGATTACCGGCGATGCATTGACGTTTGACGATGTCCTCTTAATTCCGAATTATTCCACCGTCCTGCCGCGTGAAACGGATGTGCGGACGCGCTTGACGAAAAAAGTCTGGCTTAATATTCCTCTTGTCAGCGCTGCTATGGATACCGTCACAGAAGGAGAACTCGCCATTGCGCTTGCGCGTGAAGGCGGCATCGGGATCATTCACAAGAATTTTTCCATCGAGCAGCAGGCAAAGGAGGTTTCTCTTGTAAAGCGCTCGGAAAGCGGAATGATCGATGATCCGATCAAGCTGGAACCCGATCGACCAATCCGTGAAGCCGTTGCCTTGATGAATCAATATCATATTTCCGGTATTCCTATCGTGAATGGAGAGCGACTCGTCGGCATTCTTACAAATAGAGATTTGCGATTCGTCGATGACCATGACCGGAAAATCAGCGAGTACATGACGAAAGACCATCTTGTTACCGCGAGGGTCGGCACTACACTGGAGGATGCCGAGAAAATTCTCCAGAAGCATAAAGTGGAAAAGCTTCCTGTTGTAGATTCGTCAGGCAGGCTGCGTGGCATGATAACTTACAAAGACATTCAAAAGAAAAAGAGCTTCCCGAATGCCTGTAAAGATGGACGGGGCAGACTGCGCGTCGGAGCAGCCGTCGGAGTGAAATCGGAAACGGTGGAGCGTGTTGAAGCTTTAGCTAAAGCCGGGGCGGACGTCGTCATTGTCGATACGGCTCATGGACACTCCCGCGGTGTCATAAACATGGTGAGGGAATTGAAAAAGAAATTTCCGCAATTGCAGTTAGTTGCCGGGAATGTCGGGACGCGTGATGGCACGGTCGAATTGATTAAGGCAGGTGTCGATGCGGTGAAAGTGGGAATTGGACCGGGCAGCATTTGCACGACCCGCGTCGTGGCAGGCATCGGGATTCCGCAAATAACTGGTGTAATGGAATGCGCCGCCGCTGCTGCCAAATATGACGTACCGATAATCGCCGATGGTGGAATTAAACAGACGGGCGATATTGCGAAAGCAATCGCGGCCGGTGCGGACTCCGTGATGATCGGAAATTTGTTTGCAGGCGTGGAAGAAAGCCCCGGTGAGAAAGTTCTGTACGAAGGGAGAGCTTACAAAACTTATCGCGGCATGGGTTCGCTTCAAGCGATGAAGGCCGGGAGCAGCGATAGATATTTTCAGGATGTTGAGGACGACATAAAAAAGCTTGTTCCCGAAGGAATCGAAGGACGGGTTCCATATCGAGGTCCACTCAGCGACACGGTTTATCAGATGGTGGGGGGACTGCGAGCGGCAATGGGCTACGTAGGGTGCAAGAACATTCAAGAGTTGAAAAAAAATGGAAGGTTTGTGAGGATAACTTCTGCCGGACTCACAGAGAGTCATCCTCATGATGTCGATATAGTTCAAGAGGCTCCTAACTACCGCGTATGA
- a CDS encoding aminopeptidase P family protein, producing MASIKSLQTYIRKNRLDAFFLADISNVRYLTTFSGTAGFCLVFSDAAYFLTDFRYKGQAKEEVISCKIEIFSGKLFDYLGRNFFRTRARKQFSVGIEDTLSIDAHSKLSEVLQNCRLVKTSGVVEKLASVKSEPEVERIKNACSVSGTALDLLVQENWLGKREKDLSATLEFNQKILGASKESFDTIVAGGPRGALPHGVASDRGIEDNEFVTIDFGCVYDGYSSDITRTFQTGSRINAKLEKIFQVVYDAQRKGIDAAHPGTAARKVDKAARDYIEKKGYGKYFGHGLGHGIGLRVHELPRISKISEDVLEVGNVITIEPGIYIPKLGGVRIEDDFLVTKDGLEQLSHFSKDRDYYLAHGSWMP from the coding sequence TTGGCTTCGATAAAGAGTCTCCAAACGTACATCCGCAAGAATCGCCTGGACGCCTTCTTTCTTGCCGACATTTCGAATGTCAGGTATCTCACGACGTTCAGCGGCACAGCCGGGTTTTGTCTTGTTTTCTCCGACGCCGCCTATTTCCTGACGGATTTTCGCTACAAAGGCCAGGCGAAAGAGGAAGTAATCAGCTGTAAGATAGAAATTTTCAGCGGGAAGCTTTTCGATTACCTTGGCAGAAATTTTTTCAGGACGCGGGCGCGGAAACAATTCTCTGTAGGAATAGAAGATACTCTCTCGATTGATGCACATTCGAAACTGAGCGAGGTGTTGCAAAACTGCAGACTTGTAAAAACAAGCGGCGTTGTCGAGAAACTTGCTTCAGTCAAATCTGAACCGGAGGTCGAAAGGATTAAGAATGCCTGCTCGGTTAGCGGAACCGCACTTGACCTTCTAGTTCAAGAAAACTGGCTGGGAAAGAGGGAAAAAGATTTGTCCGCGACTCTCGAATTCAACCAGAAGATCCTCGGCGCATCGAAAGAGTCGTTTGATACAATTGTGGCCGGAGGACCGCGAGGCGCGTTGCCTCATGGTGTTGCGTCCGATAGAGGGATTGAAGACAACGAGTTTGTCACGATTGATTTTGGATGCGTCTATGATGGATATTCATCCGATATCACGAGGACATTTCAAACAGGTTCGCGGATCAATGCGAAGCTGGAAAAGATTTTTCAAGTGGTTTATGATGCCCAAAGGAAAGGGATTGATGCTGCACATCCAGGCACTGCAGCCCGGAAGGTTGACAAAGCTGCCAGAGATTACATTGAAAAGAAAGGTTACGGCAAATATTTCGGCCATGGTCTAGGCCATGGCATTGGACTGCGGGTTCATGAGTTGCCGAGAATATCCAAGATCAGTGAAGATGTGCTCGAGGTAGGGAACGTCATCACGATCGAACCCGGCATTTATATCCCGAAATTAGGAGGAGTAAGAATCGAGGACGATTTCCTCGTGACGAAAGACGGACTCGAACAACTTTCACATTTTTCAAAAGATAGGGACTACTATTTAGCTCATGGCTCGTGGATGCCATAG